Part of the Rhodothermus bifroesti genome, CTGGGTCCGGAGCATATGCCGCTAACAATTTTTGTGACGGCCTATGATCAGTATGCGCTGAAGGCTTTTGAGGTGGCTGCTGTGGATTATCTACTGAAGCCCTTTGATGATGAGCGCTTTGAGCAGGCCTTTGAACGCGCCCGCCGGCTTTGGCGACTTCAAGAGGTAGAGACGCTTCGAGAGCGTTTACTGACACTTTTGCAAAACGAACAGCCAGAGCCACCTAAACCTCCAGCTTCGCCTTACCTAGAGCGTATTGCGGTGGAAATGCGCGGGCAGGTGCGTGTCATTCCAGTGCAGCAGATCGAGTATATTATTGCCAGTGGTCCCTATGCAGAGTTGCACGTGGGCACTCAGGTCTATGTGATTCGGGAGCAAATGCAGACGTTGGAAGAGCGGCTCAACCCGGAGCAGTTTATTCGGATTCACCGCTCGGCGATTGT contains:
- a CDS encoding LytR/AlgR family response regulator transcription factor, with translation MPMSERLMRVLIVDDEPLARQRLVDLLQDRSGVVLVGEAASGPEALEAIQELQPDLVFLDVQMPGMTGLDVVRQLGPEHMPLTIFVTAYDQYALKAFEVAAVDYLLKPFDDERFEQAFERARRLWRLQEVETLRERLLTLLQNEQPEPPKPPASPYLERIAVEMRGQVRVIPVQQIEYIIASGPYAELHVGTQVYVIREQMQTLEERLNPEQFIRIHRSAIVRIDLIDVLLRGAGGRYAVRLKNGVRLKVSRSRREALERRLGLIPKA